The proteins below come from a single Papaver somniferum cultivar HN1 chromosome 11, ASM357369v1, whole genome shotgun sequence genomic window:
- the LOC113322731 gene encoding F-box/kelch-repeat protein At3g61590-like, translating into MEGGESSWIIHNLCNMRREVSALDSYPGFIDEASIETAIISMDSVLPDDVLERILAYLPIASIFRAGCVCKRWKEIVKSKRFLWHFLHGSPQTPWYYMFTSSDEPIGYAYDPIPRKWYGIQLSCIDRTGWLPACSYGLVCLMDTESQSYIFVCNPVTRDCKRLEKPLGSKFSDYSAVAISVNKKSHDYTVALVKSKQVPDNFVQWDLSIQAYDSETRMWMNCLNEVLTGWRGGDESIICDGSLYFLIYSTAGGMGAPENRHALVKYNLSTRSSHDLLIKSFIPVPCPLTCGRLMNLKEKLVMVGGIGKQYRTDIIKGIGIWVLNGREWTEISRMPQKYFQGFEELDDVFASSGTGDLIYIQGYGSPSLLTFDMNHGQWKWSQKNPVTKRFPLQLFNGFCFEPRLEVLP; encoded by the coding sequence ATGGAAGGTGGAGAATCATCATGGATTATACATAATCTCTGTAACATGAGGAGGGAAGTTTCAGCGTTAGACTCGTATCCTGGGTTCATTGATGAAGCTAGTATTGAAACTGCAATAATTTCAATGGATTCAGTACTTCCGGATGACGTGTTGGAGCGGATTCTAGCCTATCTTCCTATTGCAAGTATTTTCAGAGCAGGTTGTGTATGTAAAAGGTGGAAAGAAATTGTTAAATCGAAGAGGTTCTTATGGCATTTTTTGCATGGATCACCGCAGACACCATGGTATTACATGTTTACTAGCTCCGATGAACCTATTGGTTATGCTTATGATCCAATTCCTCGGAAATGGTATGGCATTCAGCTATCTTGCATTGATAGGACAGGTTGGCTGCCTGCATGCTCGTATGGGTTAGTATGTTTAATGGATACTGAAAGCCAAAGCTATATTTTTGTGTGTAACCCTGTAACCAGAGACTGTAAGAGACTCGAAAAGCCCCTGGGTTCTAAGTTTTCTGACTACAGTGCTGTAGCTATCTCCGTAAACAAGAAGTCTCACGACTATACTGTTGCTTTAGTGAAATCGAAGCAAGTTCCTGATAATTTTGTTCAGTGGGATCTTTCAATTCAAGCTTACGATTCTGAAACAAGAATGTGGATGAATTGTTTGAATGAGGTTTTAACGGGTTGGAGAGGGGGTGACGAGAGTATAATCTGCGATGGAAGTCTCTATTTTCTGATTTACTCAACTGCCGGTGGGATGGGTGCTCCTGAAAATCGCCATGCATTAGTGAAGTATAATCTCTCTACTAGATCTTCTCATGATTTACTGATAAAGAGTTTCATTCCTGTTCCTTGTCCTCTTACCTGCGGCCGCTTGATGAATCTTAAAGAGAAGTTGGTAATGGTTGGAGGAATTGGGAAACAATACCGAACTGACATAATCAAGGGAATTGGAATTTGGGTTCTTAACGGCAGAGAATGGACAGAGATTTCTCGAATGCCTCAGAAATACTTTCAAGGGTTTGAGGAgttagatgatgtttttgcaagCAGTGGCACCGGTGATCTCATCTACATTCAGGGCTATGGGTCCCCGTCTTTACTAACATTCGATATGAACCATGGACAGTGGAAATGGTCACAGAAAAACCCGGTGACTAAAAGGTTTCCGTTACAACTCTTCAATGGATTTTGCTTCGAACCAAGACTCGAGGTTCTACCCTGA